taaccctttctcttaggctgagtctcctcctacccaTCTGATTGTATCTTTACTGCTAGGCAGGAAACTAAGTAATATGGCCATAAACTTTTCTTTCTCCCTTaacgtgacctgacctgacctcgacccccttcatcactaatccatggctctctccccttatcaatgcctgccaTATGTGATCGCTTCCCTGCACTCAgcacattccaagcttaattgcacacactatataccttcctcctacagataaccatagGATCCCTGatataatgtaaacgttatacattaccctctctccctcagtgacatgaataagtatatttcatattctcagaaccccACACGCCGTATCATTCATTATTTATTCTCCCTTTCCTGAAGTTCCTTGTTGGGGTTTGATCTTGGGGCTTAGATCGTGGGGTCCATTCACCATGCCCTGCTCCTTGCTCTTGAATGCTGCAGTCATACCTACACAATTTAGTTCTACAGGATCGTCCAGAGGTTTGTCTGCCTCCCTCTGCTCTAGACGTGAACTCTCTGGAAAGTAGACATGACTCTTAGGCTCCTTGCTCAGCTTCAAATGGGCTCTAGTCTTTCTCTGTGTTTCCTCTTCACATTCAAGTATACAATGAGCCCAAACTAGCAGAACAGggtctcacacacagacatgtttTATGGAACCCTGTCCTGACCAGTTTGGCCCCAGAGTGTAGATCAACATTAAATCTTTTTTCTCAAGGGGTGCATCTAGAAGTGGTTCTTGTGGATACTTCTTACTCCTTTGCAATAACATATTCCTTAGGATGACCTATGGTAAAGATTAGCATTATTAAGTAAATAAGGAAAATGAAATACATGGAAACCATCACCATAAAATGTTAGTTTCTTTCATCTGTTTAAAAAAACCAGATAACTCAGAGGAACAGCTGACAGTGTAGTAACTCACATAGCTGATGGTGAATATCAGCAATGCCGCAACAATCCCCACAATGGAAAGAACTAGAATGGTATCCATTTCTTCTGATTGGTATGTGGACTCAAGGCAACCTGCAAAACAAGTATCCACAAATCCTTGAGCCTCACTGGAAATGTTTTAAAAGATTAACTTTCTCTGGCTCCAATTTAGAAACACTCCCATGCAGTATACAGTTTGCTTACATACCAAAACAAGCACACATTGGGAGTAGAACACACTCACCTGTCACTCTGAGGTGAACCTGCCCCTCCTGGTTCTGCTCTCCTACAGGTGCTGCCAGGAGACACTTGTACCTCCCGCTATCAACAGCCGTTACATTGGGCAGGAAGATATCGAAAGAATCGTCAGCCAAAAGTTCCACTTCACGCTCCAAACCTGCAAACCGTAGGGTGGTGCTGTTAGGTGATAGCCTCTTCATCAATAGACCAGACTCCTTATTATAGGGCTTCTCACCCAGCTGCAAGAAGAGGGTGTGAGGTTACTTTATGCCCCTAACAGCTGGTCTTAACCTGCTTAACCTTATAGAATGTCATATTATTCTTTACGTAAATCTGTATGATATGTATCATATGTTacattttgtatggtatgtattcatttgtggatgtccattacccattttgtatgatatgttacaaattacaattcctataatatgttacaaatttgctagACTTAAAATatattacgaatttgcaaaacgtatgatatgttacgaatgcTAGCTACtctagctaatgttaactaggCTGGGCTCAGGGGTTAAgtttaagtttaggagttaggttaaagggttagggttaggggaaaggttagctacAAATATtaaggttaggtgaagggttagctaaaatggttaaggttagaggaagggttagctaacatgctaagtagttaaaaagttgctaaaatgctgaagttgtccctgatgagattcaaactcgcaacctttgATTTGCTAAATATTTACATTGTATGCCCACCTATCCACTCCGACCACTCCCCCTCCTTTAGTTTTTGCCTTTAGTAACCATCTGTCTGTTACCATaacaaacgtaacatatcacacTAAATTGAGTTTCATGGATTTacttacagaataatacaaaatgctctaaGACAAGTTGCTGGTCTAGGACCAGCgctgtatatttttttttacatatattgCATGGTTCAAAACACAACATTTGTGCTATTATAATAATAGAAAGCTTACCTTGTACCACCTCACCGCCCGGTACTGGACCCCAGGCTTACGTATTGCTTTACATTTCAGAATTGAGTCCTCTCCACAAACTGACTTCACCTCTTGTGTAGGCTTATCCTGTGTAAGCCCACCTTGCAAGTAGGCAGCTATAGACAAACACAAGGTAAATCATCATTTCAGATGAGTCTGCAGTTAGACTGATATCAAAGTCATTGTTTAATAGAAATTACAACATACCTAGAATGCAGACGAGTTGAAAAAACATATTTGTAGAACTACAGCAATGAAGATGATGATCCAGAAAATAAGTGAATCATTTTATATAGTAAGCTAAAATGGAAGTGAAACTAAGGGGATTCCCGTAGAGTGCTTCGTCACAGTgggtgtagatggatgagaaacTATCCGCTTCAGTACGAAATGAAGACGGGACAGCCAGGGTCCTGTATGAGGTGTTAATGTGATCTCATTGAATTACATATTCTGGGGGTGATGTCTCAGGTGCGCGTGCACTCTCCACTGGAATTGTATTTCTTGAGCATATCATGGCGATACGAGGCATTATCCTGGTGTGTTCCGGTAGGCTGTTTTTCATACATATGTTTTCATACACAGCGTTAAAATTAAGCACCGTTGTCACTGGATGTTATTTCTGAATGTTAACTCAATACTTTATTTAGCAGTTTATTAGTAGATGGGCCAAAtatggtggataaatgaagataTTTAATTCAGGTAATTTACAATTGAAAAATTAAAGGTCCGTTCCTGTTTGCTTAACGGGGTGGCTATCCCATAGGCGATAGCAGCTCGGCCTGGTCGACTTAGTTCATTGACTTCAATTGAACCAGAAAAAACAGCGAGTGGGGTGTCTCGTTTCTCATCCGTCGCTGGCTAGGCATCAGATGCATTTTACGCACGCTCACACATGCGATGTGTCTGTCTGCTTGGCATTACTTAGATTTATTTCGGTAGATGAGAAGGCGTTAATTcgaaaataataaatatatatatatatatataggctttTTGCTTACTGAAATTTCACATTCATTTTCCATCGCCTGTGAATAACCACACTGGCTGCGCAATTGCACACATGTCTGGTAAAGCAAAATTAGGGAATCCCCTAACCATGAGCtagtcactcgctctgagcccttgtggcgcgatgggtaacgatgcttcgagggtgtctgtagtctatgtgtgcagagggtccctggttctaGTCCAGGTAGGGCGAGGAGATGAACAAAAGCTATGCTGTTACATATAGAACTCTTTTTTGGAAGGTCCTATAAAGAACCATTAAAAAGGTCAAataggtttttatttttatttaatacatttattaaactttTATAGTGCTTTTCATTACAGACAAAATCTCTAAGTgcttgttaaacaaaataaacaagtcattttttaagAAATATAGTCTATAACAGTAGCTAGATCAGCTAGATGAAGTCTGAGTGTTTCTTGACGCCTCCAGCAGATG
The genomic region above belongs to Oncorhynchus mykiss isolate Arlee chromosome 3, USDA_OmykA_1.1, whole genome shotgun sequence and contains:
- the LOC110514021 gene encoding CD83 antigen; translated protein: MFFQLVCILAAYLQGGLTQDKPTQEVKSVCGEDSILKCKAIRKPGVQYRAVRWYKLGEKPYNKESGLLMKRLSPNSTTLRFAGLEREVELLADDSFDIFLPNVTAVDSGRYKCLLAAPVGEQNQEGQVHLRVTGCLESTYQSEEMDTILVLSIVGIVAALLIFTISYVILRNMLLQRSKKYPQEPLLDAPLEKKDLMLIYTLGPNWSGQGSIKHVCV